One Kribbella sp. NBC_00662 genomic region harbors:
- a CDS encoding ABC transporter permease, which yields MAMFLIRRIGHGILVLWLISIAVFGLFFVAPSNVAQTLAGRQATPETIALIKHRLGLDLPVWKQYLHFLGNALKGNLGYDYYHQVPVTKIIAQALPITVSLALGAAVLWLLLGVFNGVISATHPRSLADRGLTLFALFFYSFPSFLLGLLLLYFLYFRLTLAGFNWFPAGGYSPIAGGVGPWFQHLVLPWIALALLLAATYTRLTRGSMLDVLGEDYIRTARSKGIRESRVVVVHGLRSALTPVITQFGIDLGQLIGGVVVTETVFSLPGLGQTAVVAINQQDLPVIIGIVLFASAAVVVANILVDIGYAVLDPRVRLH from the coding sequence ATGGCCATGTTCCTGATTCGCCGGATCGGTCACGGGATCCTGGTCCTGTGGCTGATCAGCATCGCGGTGTTCGGTCTGTTCTTCGTTGCTCCGAGCAACGTTGCGCAGACGCTGGCCGGCCGGCAGGCGACGCCGGAGACGATCGCGCTGATCAAGCACCGCCTCGGTCTCGATCTGCCGGTCTGGAAGCAGTACCTGCACTTCCTCGGCAACGCGCTGAAGGGCAACCTCGGCTACGACTACTACCACCAGGTGCCGGTGACCAAGATCATCGCGCAGGCGCTGCCGATCACGGTGTCGCTGGCACTCGGTGCGGCCGTGCTGTGGTTGCTGCTGGGTGTGTTCAACGGCGTGATCTCCGCGACGCACCCGCGGTCGCTGGCGGACCGCGGGCTGACGTTGTTCGCGCTGTTCTTCTACTCGTTCCCGTCGTTCCTGCTCGGGCTGTTGCTGCTGTACTTCCTGTACTTCCGCCTGACCCTCGCAGGGTTCAACTGGTTCCCGGCCGGCGGCTACTCGCCGATCGCCGGCGGCGTCGGACCGTGGTTCCAGCACCTGGTGCTGCCCTGGATCGCGCTGGCCTTGTTGCTGGCGGCAACGTATACCCGGCTGACCCGCGGTTCGATGCTGGACGTCCTCGGCGAGGACTACATCCGGACCGCACGGTCGAAGGGCATCCGGGAGAGCCGGGTGGTCGTGGTCCACGGCCTGCGGAGTGCGCTGACGCCGGTGATCACGCAGTTCGGCATCGACCTCGGTCAGCTGATCGGCGGGGTCGTGGTCACGGAGACCGTGTTCAGCCTGCCCGGGCTCGGTCAGACCGCCGTGGTCGCGATCAACCAGCAGGACCTACCGGTGATCATCGGCATCGTGCTGTTCGCCTCGGCGGCGGTCGTGGTGGCGAACATCCTGGTCGACATCGGGTACGCCGTACTCGATCCACGCGTACGGCTGCATTAG
- a CDS encoding methyltransferase, whose translation MTTSARQQVMGFLTGKWIPPVLATLAELGVADELADKPLAVAELAGRVGAQPRALYRLLRAAASVGVFAEEADGRFALTETAELLRSDVPGSLRAAAMMFGLEPFWTPYAQLTHSARTGEPAFDQVYGQSIYDRLGEHPDEARAFGAAAAAFHGQAMVPIARSHDFSAYGVIVDVGGGSGSLLAEVLRTDPDIRGVLFELPEVLPEASALLAREGLADRVELVAGDFFAEVPPGDAYLIKSCLHNFADEQVVEILRVLARAGAPVLIVETMIPLGNGPHYGKFDDIEMLAIAGGADRTEAEWAALARSAGLVPRDVVPCDERFSLLRCERT comes from the coding sequence ATGACGACGAGCGCGAGACAGCAGGTGATGGGCTTCCTCACCGGTAAATGGATCCCACCGGTGCTGGCGACGCTGGCCGAACTGGGTGTGGCCGACGAACTGGCCGACAAGCCGTTGGCCGTTGCCGAGCTCGCCGGGCGGGTCGGTGCACAGCCGCGTGCCCTGTACCGGCTGCTCCGCGCCGCCGCGAGCGTCGGTGTCTTCGCCGAGGAGGCCGACGGCCGTTTCGCCCTCACCGAGACGGCCGAGTTGCTGCGGTCCGACGTACCAGGGTCGTTGCGGGCCGCGGCGATGATGTTCGGTCTCGAGCCGTTCTGGACGCCGTACGCGCAGCTCACGCACTCGGCCCGCACCGGCGAGCCGGCGTTCGACCAGGTCTACGGACAGAGCATCTATGACCGCTTGGGTGAGCATCCGGACGAGGCGCGGGCCTTCGGTGCCGCGGCCGCCGCGTTCCACGGCCAGGCGATGGTCCCGATCGCGCGCAGCCACGACTTCTCGGCGTACGGCGTGATCGTGGACGTCGGCGGTGGCTCGGGCAGTCTGCTGGCCGAGGTGCTACGGACGGATCCGGATATCCGGGGCGTGTTGTTCGAGTTGCCCGAGGTGCTGCCGGAAGCGTCCGCGCTGCTGGCCAGGGAAGGACTCGCGGACCGGGTGGAGCTCGTCGCGGGGGACTTCTTCGCGGAGGTTCCACCCGGCGACGCGTACCTGATCAAGAGTTGCCTGCACAACTTCGCCGACGAGCAGGTGGTCGAGATCCTCCGGGTGCTCGCGCGGGCAGGCGCTCCGGTGCTGATCGTCGAGACGATGATCCCGCTTGGGAACGGACCGCACTACGGGAAGTTCGACGACATCGAGATGCTGGCGATCGCGGGCGGGGCCGACCGGACCGAGGCGGAGTGGGCGGCCCTTGCCAGGTCCGCGGGCCTGGTGCCGCGGGACGTCGTCCCCTGTGACGAACGCTTCTCCCTGCTGCGCTGCGAACGTACCTAA
- a CDS encoding ABC transporter ATP-binding protein: protein MTEDVLLKVENVRKDFPTHSKEVVQAVAGVSLEVHKGETLGLVGETGCGKSTLARCMAHLYDVTSGSVTFEGKDITKLSRKAMRPLRRDVQVIFQDPYGSLNPRRRVGSIIGDPFAIHNIASGNERKKKVQELMELVGLNPEHYNRFPAEFSGGQRQRIGVARALALRPKLVICDEPVSALDVSIQAQIINLLADLQQEFDLTYVFISHDLSVVRHVSDRIAVMYLGKIVELAPTDELFSQTRHPYTRALLSALPVADPDTADSREQIILGGDIPSATNPPEGCRFHTRCPKARLDCAAEEPPLESVLDDSWQHRTACFYPLTVGEDLSTAVPDLKAS, encoded by the coding sequence ATGACCGAGGATGTGCTGCTGAAGGTGGAGAACGTCCGCAAGGACTTCCCCACGCATTCCAAAGAAGTGGTCCAGGCAGTGGCCGGCGTGTCGCTCGAGGTGCACAAGGGCGAGACCCTCGGTCTGGTCGGCGAGACCGGCTGCGGCAAGTCCACGCTGGCGCGCTGCATGGCCCATCTGTACGACGTGACGTCGGGCTCGGTGACGTTCGAGGGCAAGGACATCACCAAGCTGTCCCGCAAGGCGATGCGGCCGTTGCGGCGCGACGTCCAGGTCATCTTCCAGGATCCGTACGGCTCGCTGAACCCGCGCCGCCGGGTCGGCTCGATCATCGGCGACCCGTTCGCCATCCACAACATCGCCTCGGGCAACGAGCGGAAGAAGAAGGTCCAGGAGCTGATGGAGCTGGTCGGGCTGAACCCCGAGCACTACAACAGGTTCCCGGCCGAGTTCAGTGGTGGCCAGCGGCAACGGATCGGGGTGGCGCGGGCACTCGCGCTGCGGCCGAAGCTGGTCATCTGCGACGAGCCCGTGTCGGCGCTCGACGTGTCGATCCAGGCGCAGATCATCAACCTGCTGGCGGATCTGCAGCAGGAGTTCGACCTGACGTACGTGTTCATCTCGCACGACCTGTCCGTGGTCCGGCACGTGAGCGACCGGATCGCGGTGATGTACCTCGGCAAGATCGTCGAGCTGGCGCCGACCGACGAGCTGTTCAGCCAGACCAGGCATCCGTACACCCGGGCGCTGCTGTCGGCGTTGCCGGTGGCGGACCCGGACACGGCGGACAGCCGCGAGCAGATCATCCTCGGCGGCGACATCCCTTCCGCGACGAACCCGCCGGAGGGGTGCAGGTTCCACACGCGGTGCCCGAAGGCGCGATTGGACTGCGCGGCGGAGGAGCCGCCGCTCGAGTCCGTCCTCGACGACTCCTGGCAACACCGCACCGCGTGCTTCTACCCGTTGACGGTGGGCGAGGACCTGTCCACCGCCGTACCTGATCTGAAGGCGTCATGA
- a CDS encoding ATP-binding protein: MLGRFSLRNRVMLAYGLLALLLSTVLAIVTWSVVSDYLNNQRDSSAVTITSDNAAALRYGLFGVPQPCNPARVRGECQSLEPVDGVHVMDLLNSLPSTDAAASMMYFEGHWYALTGKPSDLPPDLIQTARDGTVVSRRIKVSGQPVLAVGVPVGRPDEAFFEWHPLTALDNTLLKLKLTLIAAAIATALVGLAVGRLASTLALRPLAELNRVADAVARGKLDARLLAEKDRDLGGLARSFNQTASALERRVAADARFAGDVSHELRTPLMTMLNSMQLIQNHRSELPDAVREPVELLGDDLDRFRRLVIDLLEISRDDGGDRGSREIVRIADLVRAAADAAAGREVTTVEPEAEGLTLQADKRRLERVIANLVENAEDHAGGCKGVGVEAGGLGVIITVDDAGPGIAAEDRTRIFERFGRGETSGRGRGVGLGLAIVARHVQWHHGTIQVTTRPGGGARFVVELPAKTS; encoded by the coding sequence TTGCTGGGACGGTTCAGCCTGCGCAATCGCGTGATGCTGGCGTACGGGCTGTTGGCGCTCCTGCTCTCGACCGTCCTCGCGATCGTCACCTGGAGTGTGGTCTCCGACTACCTCAACAACCAGCGGGACTCGTCCGCGGTCACGATCACGTCGGACAACGCGGCGGCCCTGCGGTACGGGCTGTTCGGCGTACCCCAGCCGTGCAATCCGGCCCGGGTGCGGGGCGAGTGCCAGAGCCTGGAGCCGGTCGACGGGGTGCACGTGATGGACCTGCTGAACAGCCTGCCGTCCACGGATGCCGCGGCGTCGATGATGTACTTCGAGGGCCACTGGTACGCGTTGACCGGCAAGCCGTCCGACTTGCCGCCGGACCTGATCCAGACGGCGCGCGACGGGACCGTCGTGAGTCGCCGGATCAAGGTCAGCGGCCAGCCGGTGCTCGCCGTCGGCGTACCGGTCGGGCGGCCGGACGAGGCGTTCTTCGAGTGGCATCCGCTGACGGCCCTGGACAACACGCTGCTGAAGCTGAAGCTCACGCTGATCGCCGCGGCGATCGCGACCGCGCTGGTCGGGCTCGCGGTCGGCCGGCTGGCGAGCACACTGGCGCTGCGGCCGCTGGCCGAGCTGAATCGGGTCGCGGACGCGGTCGCGCGCGGAAAGCTGGACGCGCGCCTGCTGGCCGAGAAGGACCGGGATCTCGGCGGACTGGCGCGGTCTTTCAACCAGACGGCCTCGGCGCTGGAACGCCGGGTGGCCGCGGACGCGCGGTTCGCGGGCGACGTGAGTCATGAGCTGCGTACGCCGTTGATGACGATGCTCAACTCGATGCAGCTGATCCAGAACCACCGGTCCGAGCTGCCGGACGCCGTACGCGAGCCGGTCGAACTGCTCGGCGACGACCTGGACCGCTTCCGCCGGTTGGTGATCGACCTGCTGGAGATCTCGCGTGACGACGGTGGCGACCGGGGGAGCCGGGAGATCGTCCGGATCGCCGATCTGGTTCGGGCGGCGGCCGACGCGGCTGCCGGGCGCGAGGTGACGACGGTCGAGCCCGAGGCCGAAGGGCTCACGCTGCAAGCCGACAAACGGCGTCTCGAGCGGGTGATCGCGAACCTGGTCGAGAACGCGGAGGATCACGCCGGCGGGTGCAAGGGCGTCGGCGTCGAGGCCGGCGGTCTCGGCGTCATCATCACCGTCGACGACGCGGGCCCCGGCATCGCCGCCGAGGACCGGACCCGCATCTTCGAACGCTTCGGCCGCGGCGAAACCTCCGGCCGCGGCCGCGGCGTAGGCCTCGGCCTGGCCATCGTCGCCCGCCACGTCCAATGGCACCACGGCACCATCCAGGTAACCACCCGCCCCGGCGGCGGCGCCCGCTTCGTCGTCGAACTCCCCGCGAAAACCAGCTGA
- a CDS encoding MarR family winged helix-turn-helix transcriptional regulator, with protein sequence MSTPRYFGLLRLAFDQALAAVLDAVGPRHPELRPAHLQLFRFGGIDGSHTAELAAHAGMTKQSMHELVTHLERHGYLVREVDPADPRAKRVRLTAAGRKLERQIHAAIGDLLEDWETRLGRESFDQLWATLQILTGETAELPDRSQLRSTEEVR encoded by the coding sequence ATGTCAACGCCGCGATACTTCGGTCTGCTTCGGCTCGCGTTCGACCAAGCCCTGGCCGCAGTCCTGGACGCCGTCGGCCCGCGCCACCCGGAGCTGCGACCGGCACATCTCCAGCTGTTCCGGTTCGGCGGGATCGACGGATCGCACACGGCCGAGCTCGCGGCGCACGCCGGCATGACGAAGCAGTCCATGCACGAACTGGTGACGCATCTCGAGCGGCACGGCTACCTGGTCCGGGAGGTCGATCCTGCCGATCCGCGCGCCAAACGGGTCCGGCTGACGGCCGCCGGACGCAAGCTGGAGCGGCAGATCCACGCAGCCATCGGCGACCTGCTCGAGGACTGGGAAACCCGGCTCGGCCGCGAGTCCTTCGACCAACTGTGGGCGACTCTGCAGATACTGACCGGCGAGACCGCTGAGCTGCCCGACCGCTCACAGCTCCGGTCGACCGAGGAGGTTCGGTGA
- a CDS encoding ABC transporter ATP-binding protein, with protein sequence MALLEVRDLRVSFDTPDGTVRAVRGLSYDVEAGQTLAVVGESGSGKSVSTQTITGLTRGATVSGTAFFDGTDLITADQSTLRRLRGAQIGMIFQDPLSSLHPQYRIGWQIVEMIRAHDHEISKQDARKRAAELLTLVGIPRAAERIDDYPHQFSGGMRQRVMIAMAMALDPALLIADEPTTALDVTVQAQVLNVMRRLQEQFGTAIILITHDLGVVAEMADEVVVMYAGAVMERAPRRDIFYRNHHPYTQGLLASLPARSGDRLTPIPGTPPSLISLPKGCPFAARCPHVFDKCRTEAPPLVDVARDPRHQSACWLPHENSEAIAS encoded by the coding sequence ATGGCCCTGCTTGAAGTAAGGGATCTTCGGGTCTCCTTCGACACCCCGGACGGCACCGTCCGCGCCGTCCGGGGCCTGTCGTACGACGTCGAAGCCGGTCAGACGCTCGCCGTGGTGGGCGAGTCGGGGTCCGGCAAGAGCGTCTCCACCCAGACCATCACCGGCCTCACCCGCGGCGCGACCGTGTCCGGTACGGCGTTCTTCGACGGCACCGACCTGATCACCGCGGACCAGTCGACGTTGCGCCGGCTGCGCGGCGCCCAGATCGGGATGATCTTCCAGGATCCGTTGTCCAGCCTGCATCCGCAGTACCGGATCGGCTGGCAGATCGTGGAGATGATCCGGGCGCACGACCACGAGATCAGCAAGCAGGACGCCCGGAAACGGGCCGCCGAGCTGCTGACCCTGGTCGGTATCCCGCGGGCCGCGGAGCGGATCGACGACTATCCGCACCAGTTCTCCGGCGGGATGCGGCAACGGGTGATGATCGCGATGGCGATGGCGCTCGATCCGGCCCTGCTGATCGCGGACGAGCCGACCACCGCGCTCGACGTGACCGTGCAGGCCCAGGTGCTGAACGTGATGCGCCGGCTGCAGGAGCAGTTCGGTACGGCGATCATCCTGATCACCCACGACCTCGGTGTGGTGGCCGAGATGGCCGACGAGGTCGTGGTGATGTACGCCGGCGCGGTGATGGAACGGGCGCCGCGGCGGGACATCTTCTACCGCAACCACCATCCGTACACCCAGGGCCTGCTGGCGTCGTTGCCGGCCCGCAGCGGTGACCGGCTGACCCCGATCCCGGGGACGCCGCCGAGCCTGATCAGTCTGCCCAAGGGCTGCCCGTTCGCGGCCCGTTGCCCGCACGTGTTCGACAAGTGCCGCACCGAGGCGCCGCCGCTGGTCGACGTCGCCCGGGATCCGCGGCACCAGTCGGCCTGCTGGCTGCCGCACGAGAACAGCGAGGCGATCGCTTCATGA
- a CDS encoding response regulator, giving the protein MAHSLLLVDDEPRIRRVLRLALEDEGYEVAEAANGYDALAALRREPPDVVLLDLMLPDRDGFTVCREIRRSSDVPVIMVTARTDSHDVVAGLEAGADDYVTKPLVAKELSARIRALLRRVEPSNARQAELVEVGDLRIDVPGAEVTRDGETLPLTRTEFKLLAELAGAEGKVLSREQLLSKVWGYGYFGDSRIVDVHIRRLRLKIERDPASPKHLVTARGLGYRLVS; this is encoded by the coding sequence GTGGCACACAGCTTGCTGCTGGTCGACGACGAGCCGCGGATCCGGCGGGTACTCCGGCTTGCCCTGGAGGACGAGGGCTACGAGGTGGCGGAGGCCGCGAACGGGTACGACGCCCTCGCCGCGCTGCGCCGCGAGCCGCCCGACGTCGTACTGCTGGACCTGATGCTGCCCGACCGGGACGGATTCACCGTCTGCCGGGAGATCCGGCGGTCCAGCGACGTACCGGTGATCATGGTGACCGCGCGGACCGACAGCCACGACGTGGTCGCCGGGCTGGAGGCCGGCGCGGACGACTACGTGACCAAGCCGCTGGTCGCGAAGGAGCTGTCGGCCCGGATCCGGGCGCTGCTGCGGCGGGTCGAGCCGTCCAACGCGCGGCAGGCCGAGCTGGTCGAGGTCGGTGACCTGCGCATCGACGTACCGGGTGCCGAGGTGACGCGCGACGGCGAGACGCTGCCGCTGACCCGGACCGAGTTCAAGCTGCTCGCCGAGCTGGCCGGCGCCGAGGGCAAGGTGCTCAGCCGCGAGCAGTTACTGTCGAAGGTCTGGGGCTACGGGTACTTCGGTGACAGCCGGATCGTCGACGTACACATCCGGCGGCTGCGGCTGAAGATCGAGCGCGACCCGGCCAGCCCGAAACATCTCGTCACCGCCCGCGGCCTGGGCTACCGTCTGGTGAGCTGA
- a CDS encoding ABC transporter substrate-binding protein: MARRRLAALSLAAAASILLAACSNDGGTVSGSGGTAATPVTGGTLNMLGAGDVDYMDPNLSYYAVGYQNLRMWSRQLFTYPADPGGKNTTPVADLATELPTVANGGVSKDGKTYTIKIRPGAKWNTSPERQVTAADLVLGVKRTANPVQPFGGIPDFADLIVGYKAFADGFAKAPKTIAGIKDYIDKTPLPGVEAKDATTVVFHLNQPAAYFTGMLTLTAFSPAPVESLNYLPASTELGNHFPSDGPYKVDSWVPTKSISYSRNPAWDAATDPVRKAYVDKIVVNETVTQDSVQQQLQTGSPSADMEWDVAPPPSQLPALQAKKDPKLNIGDTSSSNPYVIYNTVSPNNNKALQNPKVRQAISFAINRDHILQVLGGKTLNPPLTHVLPDVILGSKQIDPYPYNPDKAKQLLAEAGFPHLTLKFLYRNATEGSSKSFQTIQQDLSKVGITVVGVPSPNADFYVKYLQVPTVAQRGVWDLSLAGWGADWYGNAALSFFNPLFSGEPSFPPVGSNFGLYNDPETNTLIKQAIAAPTDDQAADLWAKADARVMDQAAFYPLTSNKQANYHAEQVHNAVYVPSMQNYDPTNVWLSKDKQGG; this comes from the coding sequence ATGGCCAGAAGACGGCTGGCGGCATTATCCCTTGCCGCCGCCGCGAGCATCCTGCTCGCGGCTTGTAGCAACGACGGCGGCACAGTATCCGGATCCGGAGGCACCGCCGCGACCCCGGTCACCGGCGGCACCCTGAACATGCTCGGGGCCGGCGATGTCGACTACATGGATCCCAACCTGAGCTACTACGCGGTGGGCTACCAGAACCTGCGGATGTGGAGCAGGCAGCTGTTCACCTACCCCGCGGATCCAGGCGGTAAGAACACCACGCCGGTCGCCGATCTGGCCACCGAGCTCCCGACCGTCGCGAACGGCGGCGTGAGCAAGGACGGCAAGACGTACACGATCAAGATCCGGCCCGGCGCGAAGTGGAACACCTCGCCGGAGCGTCAGGTGACCGCGGCCGACCTGGTCCTCGGCGTCAAGCGCACCGCGAACCCGGTCCAGCCGTTCGGCGGCATCCCGGATTTCGCCGACCTGATCGTCGGCTACAAGGCGTTCGCCGACGGGTTCGCGAAGGCGCCGAAGACGATCGCCGGGATCAAGGATTACATCGACAAGACGCCGCTGCCGGGTGTCGAGGCCAAGGATGCGACCACGGTCGTCTTCCACCTCAACCAGCCGGCCGCGTACTTCACCGGCATGCTGACGCTGACGGCCTTCTCCCCTGCTCCGGTCGAATCGCTGAACTACCTGCCGGCCAGCACCGAGCTCGGCAACCACTTCCCGTCCGACGGACCGTACAAGGTCGACTCCTGGGTGCCGACCAAGTCGATCTCGTACTCCCGCAACCCGGCCTGGGACGCGGCCACCGACCCGGTCCGCAAGGCGTACGTCGACAAGATCGTCGTCAACGAGACCGTCACGCAGGACTCGGTCCAGCAGCAGCTGCAGACCGGTTCGCCGTCGGCCGACATGGAGTGGGACGTCGCACCGCCGCCGTCCCAGCTGCCCGCGCTGCAGGCGAAGAAGGACCCGAAGCTGAACATCGGCGACACCTCCAGCTCGAACCCGTACGTCATCTACAACACCGTCTCGCCGAACAACAACAAGGCGTTGCAGAACCCGAAGGTGCGGCAGGCGATCAGCTTCGCGATCAACCGTGACCACATCCTGCAGGTGCTCGGCGGCAAGACGCTGAACCCGCCGCTGACGCACGTGCTGCCGGACGTGATCCTCGGCTCCAAGCAGATCGATCCGTACCCGTACAACCCCGACAAGGCCAAGCAGCTGCTCGCCGAGGCAGGGTTCCCGCACCTGACGCTGAAGTTCCTGTACCGGAACGCGACCGAGGGCAGCAGCAAGTCCTTCCAGACGATCCAGCAGGACCTGTCCAAGGTCGGCATCACGGTCGTCGGCGTACCGTCGCCGAACGCGGACTTCTACGTGAAGTACCTGCAGGTGCCGACCGTCGCCCAGCGCGGCGTCTGGGACCTGTCGCTGGCCGGCTGGGGCGCCGACTGGTACGGCAACGCGGCGCTGTCGTTCTTCAACCCGCTGTTCTCCGGTGAGCCGTCGTTCCCGCCGGTCGGCAGCAACTTCGGGCTCTACAACGACCCGGAGACCAACACGCTGATCAAGCAGGCGATCGCGGCGCCGACCGACGACCAGGCCGCCGACCTGTGGGCCAAGGCCGACGCCCGGGTGATGGACCAGGCCGCGTTCTACCCGCTGACCAGCAACAAGCAGGCGAACTACCACGCCGAGCAGGTGCACAACGCCGTCTACGTCCCGTCGATGCAGAACTACGACCCGACGAACGTCTGGCTGTCCAAAGACAAGCAGGGCGGCTAA
- a CDS encoding ABC transporter permease, with amino-acid sequence MTAAIEMVDVLDEPKAIEGRSPFVLAVHRLRKDKVAMISLVVILLIVLMAIFAPVFTAITGHPPNEQYRDIGLTPDGLPRGPNGTFWLGTDDLGRDILVRIAYGARVSLLVGVIATAITVVIGVVLGLAAGFLGGITDTILARLIDVVLSVPFLLVAIALVSVTGPSLTVTVLVIGCFSWASVARIVRGQVLSLREREFVEAARSLGAGDGRIMFVDILPNVMAPVIVYTTLLIPVVIVTQATLSFLGLGLPPPTADWGGMISASQNYYTTAWWFILFPGLALLITTLAFNLFGDGVRDAFDPRADRT; translated from the coding sequence ATGACAGCTGCGATCGAGATGGTTGACGTCCTCGACGAGCCGAAGGCGATCGAGGGCCGCAGTCCGTTCGTCCTTGCCGTGCACCGGCTGCGCAAGGACAAGGTGGCGATGATCTCGCTCGTCGTGATCCTGCTGATCGTGCTGATGGCGATCTTCGCGCCGGTGTTCACCGCGATCACCGGGCATCCGCCGAACGAGCAGTACCGCGACATCGGGCTGACGCCGGACGGCCTGCCGCGCGGGCCGAACGGGACGTTCTGGCTCGGGACCGACGATCTCGGCCGGGACATCCTGGTCCGGATCGCGTACGGCGCTCGCGTCTCGCTGCTGGTCGGCGTGATCGCGACGGCGATCACCGTCGTCATCGGAGTCGTCCTGGGTCTGGCCGCGGGGTTCCTCGGGGGGATCACCGACACCATCCTGGCCCGGCTGATCGACGTCGTACTGTCGGTTCCGTTCCTGCTGGTGGCGATCGCGCTGGTGTCGGTGACGGGTCCCAGTCTGACCGTCACGGTGCTGGTGATCGGCTGTTTCAGCTGGGCTTCGGTGGCCCGGATCGTGCGCGGTCAGGTGCTGTCGTTACGGGAGCGTGAGTTCGTCGAGGCGGCCCGTTCGCTCGGGGCGGGTGACGGCCGGATCATGTTCGTCGACATCCTGCCGAACGTGATGGCGCCGGTGATCGTCTACACCACGCTGCTGATCCCGGTCGTGATCGTCACGCAGGCGACGTTGTCGTTCCTCGGGCTCGGTCTGCCGCCGCCAACGGCGGACTGGGGCGGGATGATCAGCGCGTCACAGAACTACTACACGACCGCGTGGTGGTTCATCCTGTTCCCCGGTCTGGCGCTGCTGATCACGACGCTCGCCTTCAACCTGTTCGGTGACGGCGTCCGGGACGCCTTCGACCCCCGCGCAGATCGGACCTGA